ACTGACTTCAAGGACGTAACAAATAGCAGATTTGCAGGGAGTCACTGGTTTTGCCAGTTAACACCCAGCAAATCAGACAAATAATTTgacaaaaggtgtgtgtgtgtgtgtgtgttgtgtgtgtgtggagggaaagCCCTGAGGAAAATGTGTTCTCTAGTCTCCAAGGCCTCTATAACTATCAGCTGCAAAAGCACCAGCTTTAGTTAATCAGCTATTCAGGTGTTTCATCTTTCCAATCAGGGCTGCGGGGGAGTGGGGACAGAAGGACCATTTGACCTGGGCTTCAAGCTCTGAGGGGGGCTAAAATCTAGACACTCGTTAATTTTTTGACATTTGTTAAGTTTCTCAACTTGgtttttatacagccacgagagtagattgtatactatagccagcatggatttctcacattccgcaatgttaaattgaaaataccccccatgccattctgctgctttccataagctcatttcaaaacaaaaccgtacaaaacctatagttctgaattcagaaacgcttccttaacaaccctctacgttttcatggcgatacacaaaacagtcagagagaatcgaaagttcaaagagtaaaacaagagaaaaaaatccagatccctgttggacttttttctgtcagtaatctcataatttgttgaacttaattaaaaatcagccatgttcacagagtgcctgtaatcctattactgaccttgccccatactctgaccttcatcttctgcagtttaaaagttttaaaaaaatgcttggctggtttttaattaatttaagaaatttaacattgtagtCTATTATAAtgtagggcatgctcagtaagaaccaactgtcagtgttctaaaagcaagactcgcagctgtttggtttggctaatcagggggccacacccacacaagacAGTTATTCCAATTTAGACAatcctggctttccccaaagaatcctgggaagggtagtttgcaaagggtgctgggagttgctaggagactcctagcCCCCCGAGacagctctagtggccagagtcagcccctcttctggggcttgtagctctgtgaggggaatagggcgtctcctagcaactctcaacacccttcacaaactacacttcccaggattctttgggggaagccatgactgtctaaagtgaaataaaggtctgctgtggatatggccagggacatctttggtttaaatttgggtgggagactacatgtgcctgctgtagaataaaaagatggggaaaacccTAAAAAacaatggtactgttcacaatgttttccgtttggaaaggaaaggggcttcccctctgcctagtgcccgcCCATGcagtctcctccccctccctccctttcctcccctttcctcccccttccccctcctccaccctcccttcccttccctcccctaggtcagtttcacctatcctaagcatgtttgtacagtaaatcccattgaactcaaaaagtatgcaaatgatcaaacctactctccctcctatctcctccttgCTGCTTCCCTCGCCTCTCTCACCTATCGCCCTCCCCTTCTAatcacctcccccttccctttcctttcccttcttctcttccatggtcagttatacctatccaaagcatgattctacaggagaaaatcccattgaactcaaaaagcatgcagatgatcaaacctgccctctcctcccccctccctcctattctctcccttttgccctttctcTACTttcacatctccctccccctccccttccaatttccctccccctccccttccaatctccctccccctccttccctgtcctgatccctccccttcctgcatgatcagttttacctattctaagcatgattgcatgggaataaatcccattgaattcaataagcatgcaaatgatcagacctgcctttcccctccttcccctcttcttccttcctcctcctttcttcctcccctccactcttccttcttcctccttcctgcccactctagccctccctccctcttctcctccttcctcatggtcagttttacctattctaagcatgattgcatgggagtaaatccaactgaactcaataagcatgcaaatgatcaattaattctcagcaaacttgcacaggatcccattttttacctcccagattaaaaagcagagaaattcactaataggcaaaaaagcctcttgcagtttaagaatgtacttatagctaacagatatttctatcaaactttaaaaagcaggaaaaatgggcagctatagtgaatgcagcagggttgTATTTgggttgcatttttataaatttgtagggcagtacagtatctcagagaggaggtcaggtctcctgccccccttggtgcattcattatagctgcccaattcccctgctttttaaagtttgatagaaatatctgttggctataggtatgttcttaaaccacaaggtttttttgcctattagtgaatatgtgcaTTAGCACAAAACCCTCTTATATCCACATACCCTCTTAGCACATACCCTTTTAGCACATACCCTCTTAGATAGAAGGGgttagaaaaaatggaaatggactgccttcaagttgattccgacgtatggtgaccctatgaatagggttttcatagtaagcagcattcagagggggtttaccattgtctccctctgaggctgagaggcagtgactggcccaaggtcacccagtgagctttatggctggggattcgaaccctgctctcccaggttgtagtccaacgttaaattaaaaaaaaaatcaaaatttgtTTGCctcttgtttgtgtgtgtgctttattaattttttttattatggttCGGGACAGAAACTGGAAATAGCCTAGGCCTCTCTAGCCTTCTGAGGGGTCTGGTTCCAATTGCTCAGATGTTCATAAAGCACTCGGCACAAAAGGCCTTGGGCAGGGATTGCCACTGAGATGCCTGCAAGTGCCAGTGTGCCCGCCAGTACCATCTGTGGTGCTTGCAAAAAGTAGATATCCCATCAAAAATCTACAATacatgagagactgtttgctttaagaatcatagaatagtagagttggaaggggcttataaggccattgagcaaccccctgctcagtgcaggaatccctcTTAAAGCatgaagttggattcctgcattgagcagggggttagacttgatggctttataggccccttccaactctaccattctgttagtcttcctgctcagttctagTTTGCACTGGGTCAGTTTCTCTTACATTGAACATGCCCCCGTAAAGATGCCCACGTTTCATTGGATGCCTGGATTGGATGCCCACCCTCACATCTGTTCTGAAGAGCTTCTCCTTGTGAGCGAGCACAGCGGTGGGTGATACAGGTGCCTCTTTCCCCGCTGATGGGGCAGCTAATATGTGGGGGGCATGCATGTTTCATTAAGACAAAGCATGTGCAGGCTTTAGGTTATAGATAGGATTTTTATTGAGTTGTGTGCAGGCTCACATACCAGTCTTCTCTGTGCAAGTCGCAGGgagaactttattattattattattaagtaaatttatatcccacccttcctcccagaaggagcttaggacggcaaacaaaacactaaaaacactctagaacatttaaaaaacatattaaaatgaaacatctttttaaaaaaagttttaaaaacatcttaaaagcaattccaacacagaagcagagtgAGATAAAGTCTCTCTTTATAattcttgttgaaaaaggaaggacttcagtaggtgctggaaagataacagggatggcccctgtctaatatttaaggggaggaaattcccaagagtaggtgccacaacactaaggatccacttcctatgttgtgcggaacagacctcctgataagatggtatctgcaggaggccctcacctgcagagctcagtgattgactgggtatataaagggtaagatgatctttcaggtatcctggtcccaagctacatagggctttgtaaaccaaaaacacaaccttgaacttggcctggcgtGGGGCCTTCTCCCTAACTTTGCCTGTACCAGCACTTTCTGTTTCCTTTCAGGTCTTGAGTCTCTCCACGTAGTTCTGTGACTCGCACATCAGTCTGCTCTGAGCAAGTTGAAGGGAGAACACGtgacccttcctctttttctgctctttgtgGCAGCCACTATGCCACACcttcatggtagccattttgtgttatgccatggtccatggcagccatttttggaCTGGGATCCTTGgcactcaaaattccaaatgtgcccagtgGCCCCAAAAAGTTGGCGACTCCTGGCCTAGGGCTGTGTGTTGTTTGAGAACAAGGGTTCAGTAGAGAAGGGAGTGGTTGCTGTGGGGAACAGGATATTGGAGTAAACAGGTCTATggactgatctagcagggcttttttgAAGTAGTTGAGTGTGACTTCTTGCCCCCCCCTTTTAACTTTGCAGGTGCAACTCTGAGGTAAAATACGGCTCTGAGAGGCATTACAGGGATGATGTTTTctactgcccagtgcccactgtCACCACTTACAGTGAGACCATCATTGCTGCCCCTAACTGCACATGGCGAAACTACAAGTCCCAGCTCATCTTTGAGCCACGCCAGAAGCCTCTGAGGTTCCAAAGTACAACAATTATCTTCCCTAAACATGCCAAGAACATTTACCGGACCACACTCAACTACAGCCTTGGTTCTGCCAAAAGGTGGTTTGCCTCAAGTGTGCAgctagagctctgtgaggagaacagccCCTGCATTGCCTACACAGAAAATCCTTAATGCAATATTCTGCGTACTGGAGAACTCTTGACTACAACATCAATGTAAGGCTTAGGCCTACACTTGGAAGAGAAGCCCTTTAAGATTTATTGGCCTTGAGCTGAGGGCATCCATTAAATGGCACCAGGctaattcattttcatgcacagtcTTGGATGTACACACAGTCCAAGTGGCTTCCCTGCTCCCAGAAGCAGATGAGGGAGATATTCCCATGTGTGAAGCAGCTAGAAACTGCGTTTTGAttcccttcagccttggatcGAGCCTGTTTAATTAGCACTTGAATGCAATCTTAATAGTGAGGGCCTTCAGTTATTgggttgccatttttaaaaaagcaatgctCGTTTCTGTAGGTTTGGGAGGGGCCTTTGTAGCTTGTAGGGTGCTGCCAGTCATATGTTTGGAGACAATGATTATGTCAAAGAAGACCATCCCCAGTCTGGCAACTCAGCTTTGCAAATACATCAGGTAGATCCTAGCAGGCAGTTCTTAGTCaaattacacaattaatttaatCCTGGGATCTTAACTAGAAGCCCAAGCATAAAGATTATGGTGTGGTAGTGGTGGTTAACTCATAGCTGTTGCCACC
This Rhineura floridana isolate rRhiFlo1 chromosome 19, rRhiFlo1.hap2, whole genome shotgun sequence DNA region includes the following protein-coding sequences:
- the RFLNA gene encoding refilin-A isoform X4 — its product is MGIQTLLSQIPYLLLNASTSEPRPRMCPVFFGESIEVNPEPAQEIRCNSEVKYGSERHYRDDVFYCPVPTVTTYSETIIAAPNCTWRNYKSQLIFEPRQKPLRFQSTTIIFPKHAKNIYRTTLNYSLGSAKRWFASSVQLELCEENSPCIAYTENP
- the RFLNA gene encoding refilin-A isoform X2, whose translation is MNVTHLQCNSVNGYSEVSLTVFSGAYSQIPYLLLNASTSEPRPRMCPVFFGESIEVNPEPAQEIRCNSEVKYGSERHYRDDVFYCPVPTVTTYSETIIAAPNCTWRNYKSQLIFEPRQKPLRFQSTTIIFPKHAKNIYRTTLNYSLGSAKRWFASSVQLELCEENSPCIAYTENP
- the RFLNA gene encoding refilin-A isoform X1; this translates as MVGHLQLQGMEDSLKEKNREGLLDSPDSGLPPSPSPPFYSLSPGIIENRAGGSSSATDILGHGHRKDGKEGKVIPYLLLNASTSEPRPRMCPVFFGESIEVNPEPAQEIRCNSEVKYGSERHYRDDVFYCPVPTVTTYSETIIAAPNCTWRNYKSQLIFEPRQKPLRFQSTTIIFPKHAKNIYRTTLNYSLGSAKRWFASSVQLELCEENSPCIAYTENP
- the RFLNA gene encoding refilin-A isoform X3 → MVHVSQAYSKIPYLLLNASTSEPRPRMCPVFFGESIEVNPEPAQEIRCNSEVKYGSERHYRDDVFYCPVPTVTTYSETIIAAPNCTWRNYKSQLIFEPRQKPLRFQSTTIIFPKHAKNIYRTTLNYSLGSAKRWFASSVQLELCEENSPCIAYTENP